Proteins co-encoded in one Rattus rattus isolate New Zealand chromosome 5, Rrattus_CSIRO_v1, whole genome shotgun sequence genomic window:
- the Sema6d gene encoding semaphorin-6D isoform X1 — translation MRFFLLWFCVLFLLVSRLRAVSFPEDDEPLNTVDYHYSRQYPVFRGRPSGNESQHRLDFQLMLKIRDTLYIAGRDQVYTVNLNDIPQTEVIPSKKLTWRSRQQDRENCAMKGKHKDECHNFIKVFVPRNDEMVFVCGTNAFNPMCRYYRLSTLEYDGEEISGLARCPFDARQTNVALFADGKLYSATVADFLASDAVIYRSMGDGSALRTIKYDSKWIKEPHFLHAIEYGNYVYFFFREIAVEHNNLGKAVYSRVARICKNDMGGSQRVLEKHWTSFLKARLNCSVPGDSFFYFDVLQSITDIIQINGIPTVIGVFTTQLNSIPGSAVCAFSMDDIEKVFKGRFKEQKTPDSVWTAVPEDKVPKPRPGCCAKHGLAEAYRTSIDFPDDTLSFIKSHPLMDSAVPPIADEPWFTKTRVRYRLTAIEVDRSAGPYQNYTVIFVGSEAGVVLKVLAKTSPFSLNDSVLLEEIEAYNPAKCSAESEEDRKVVSLQLDRDHHALYVAFSSCVVRIPLSRCERYGSCKKSCIASRDPYCGWLSQGVCERVTLGMLLLTEDFFAFHNHSAGGYEQDTEYGNTAHLGDCHESLPTSTTPDYKIFGGPTSDMEVSSSSVTTVASSPEITSKVIDTWRPKQTSSRKFVVQDDPNTSDFTDTISGIPKGVRWEVQSGDSNQMVHMNVLITCVFAAFVLGAFIAGVAVYCYRDMFVRKNRKIHKDAESAQSCTDSSGSFAKLNGLFDSPVKEYQQNIDSPKLYSNLLTSRKELPPNTDPKSMAMDHRGQPPELAALPTPESTPVLHQKTLQAMKSHSDKAHGHGASRKEHPQFFPSSPPPHSPLSHGHIPSAIVLPNATHDYNTSFSNSNAHKAEKKLQNVDHPLTKSSSKREHRRSVDSRNTLNDLLKHLNDPNSNAKAIMGEIHMAHQTLMLDPVGPMSEVPPKVPNREASLYSPPSTLPRNSPTKRVDVPSTPGVPMTSLERQRGYHKNSSQRHSISAVPKNLNSPNGVLLSRQPSMNRGGYMPTPTGAKVDYIQGTPVSVHLQPSLSRQSSYTSNGTLPRTGLKRTPSLKPDVPPKPSFVPQTTSVRPLNKYTY, via the exons ATGAGGTTCTTTCTGCTTTGGTTCTGCGTGCTGTTCCTTCTGGTCTCCAGGTTACGGGCAGTCAGCTTCCCCGAGGACGATGAGCCCCTTAACACGGTTGACTATCACT ATTCAAGGCAATATCCGGTTTTTAGAGGACGCCCTTCAGGCAACGAATCGCAGCATAGGCTGGACTTTCAGCTGATGTTGAAAATTCGAGACACACTTTATATTGCTGGCAG GGATCAAGTCTATACAGTGAACTTAAATGACATCCCCCAAACAGAGGTGATCCCGAGCAAG AAGCTGACATGGAGGTCCAGACAGCAGGATCGAGAAAACTGTGCTATGAAAGGCAAGCATAAA gaTGAATGTCACAACTTCATCAAAGTCTTTGTCCCAAGAAATGATGAGATGGTTTTTGTCTGTGGCACCAACGCTTTCAACCCGATGTGCAGATACTATAGG TTGAGTACCTTAGAGTATGATGGGGAAGAAATTAGTGGCCTGGCACGGTGCCCGTTTGATGCCCGACAAACCAATGTTGCCCTCTTTGCTG ATGGGAAACTCTATTCTGCCACAGTGGCTGATTTCCTGGCCAGTGATGCTGTCATTTACAGAAGCATGGGTGATGGATCGGCCCTCCGCACAATAAAATAcgactccaaatggatcaaag AACCACACTTTCTTCATGCCATAGAATATGGAAACTACGtctatttcttcttcagagaaatCGCCGTGGAACATAATAACTTAGGCAAG GCTGTGTACTCCCGAGTGGCCCGCATTTGTAAAAACGACATGGGTGGCTCACAGCGGGTCCTGGAGAAACACTGGACTTCCTTCCTGAAGGCTCGGCTTAACTGCTCGGTCCCTGGAGATTCCTTTTTCTACTTCGATGTTCTGCAGTCCATCACAGACATCATCCAAATCAATGGCATCCCCACCGTGATCGGGGTCTTCACCACGCAGCTCAACAG cATTCCTGGCTCTGCAGTCTGTGCCTTTAGCATGGACGACATTGAGAAAGTGTTCAAAGGGAGGTTCAAAGAACAGAAAACCCCAGACTCTGTTTGGACAGCAGTTCCTGAAGACAAAGTACCAAAACCAAG gCCTGGCTGTTGTGCCAAACATGGCCTCGCGGAAGCTTACAGAACGTCCATCGACTTTCCAGACGATACCCTGTCTTTCATCAAGTCCCACCCGCTGATGGACTCCGCTGTCCCACCCATTGCTGATGAGCCCTGGTTCACAAAGACGCGGGTCAG GTACAGGCTGACAGCCATCGAAGTGGACCGTTCGGCAGGGCCGTACCAAAACTACACAGTCATCTTTGTTGGCTCTGAGGCCGGCGTGGTGCTTAAAGTTTTGGCAAAGACCAGTCCTTTCTCTTTGAACGACAGCGTATTACTCGAAGAGATTGAAGCTTATAACCCAGCCAA GTGCAGCGCCGAGAGTGAGGAGGACAGGAAGGTCGTCTCGTTACAGCTGGACAGGGATCACCATGCTTTATACGTGGCCTTCTCCAGCTGCGTGGTCCGCATCCCCCTCAGCCGCTGTGAGCGCTATGGCTCCTGTAAAAA GTCTTGCATTGCATCACGCGACCCGTACTGTGGTTGGTTAAGCCagggagtgtgtgagagagtgaccTTAGGGATGCT GCTGTTAACCGAAGACTTCTTTGCTTTCCATAACCACAGCGCTGGAGGATATGAGCAGGACACCGAGTATGGCAACACGGCCCACCTAGGGGACTGCCACG AAAGTTTGCCTACTTCAACTACACCAGATTACAAAATATTTGGCGGTCCAACAtctg ACATGGAGGTATCCTCATCTTCTGTTACCACTGTGGCAAGTAGCCCAGAAATTACATCTAAAGTGATTGATACCTGGAGACCTAAACAGACGAGCTCCCGGAAATTTGTAGTTCAAGATGACCCAAACACTTCTGATTTTACTGATACTATATCAGGTATCCCAAAGG GTGTACGGTGGGAAGTCCAGTCTGGAGATTCCAACCAGATGGTCCACATGAATGTCCTCATCACCTGCGTGTTTGCAGCTTTTGTCTTGGGCGCGTTCATCGCAGGAGTGGCTGTGTACTGCTATCGCGACATGTTTGTTCGGAAGAACAGAAAGATCCATAAAGATGCAGAATCGGCCCAGTCGTGCACAGACTCCAGTGGAAGCTTTGCCAAGCTGAATGGTCTCTTTGACAGCCCCGTCAAGGAGTACCAGCAGAACATCGATTCGCCCAAACTCTACAGCAACCTGCTGACCAGTCGGAAGGAGCTGCCTCCCAACACGGATCCAAAGTCCATGGCCATGGACCATCGGGGCCAGCCTCCAGAGCTGGCTGCTCTCCCCACGCCAGAGTCCACCCCTGTACTCCACCAGAAGACCCTGCAGGCCATGAAGAGCCACTCCGATAAGGCCCACGGCCATGGTGCTTCAAGGAAGGAACACCCCCAGTTTTTTCCTTCTAGTCCTCCACCCCATTCCCCGTTAAGTCACGGGCATATTCCCAGTGCCATCGTTCTTCCAAACGCCACTCATGACTACAACACATCCTTCTCAAACTCTAACGCTCACAAAGCCGAAAAGAAGCTTCAGAACGTTGATCACCCTCTCACAAAGTCATCCAGTAAGAGGGAACACCGGCGCTCTGTGGACTCCAGAAACACCCTCAATGATCTCTTGAAGCATCTCAATGACCCGAACAGTAACGCCAAAGCCATCATGGGAGAAATCCACATGGCCCATCAGACCCTCATGCTGGACCCAGTGGGACCAATGTCTGAGGTCCCACCCAAGGTTCCTAACCGGGAGGCATCCCTATACTCCCCCCCCTCAACACTCCCCAGAAACAGTCCAACCAAGAGAGTAGATGTCCCCTCCACTCCTGGGGTCCCAATGACTTCTCTGGAAAGACAAAGGGGTTATCACAAAAACTCCTCCCAGAGGCACTCTATATCTGCCGTGCCTAAAAACTTAAACTCACCAAACGGTGTTTTGTTATCTAGACAGCCGAGTATGAACCGTGGAGGATATATGCCCACCCCAACAGGGGCGAAGGTAGACTATATTCAGGGGACACCAGTGAGTGTCCATCTGCAGCCCTCCCTCTCCAGACAGAGCAGCTACACCAGTAATGGTACCCTACCCAGGACGGGACTAAAGAGGACACCATCCTTAAAACCTGATGTGCCACCAAAGCCTTCCTTTGTTCCTCAAACCACATCTGTCAGACCACTGAACAAATACACTTACTAG
- the Sema6d gene encoding semaphorin-6D isoform X2, translating to MRFFLLWFCVLFLLVSRLRAVSFPEDDEPLNTVDYHYSRQYPVFRGRPSGNESQHRLDFQLMLKIRDTLYIAGRDQVYTVNLNDIPQTEVIPSKKLTWRSRQQDRENCAMKGKHKDECHNFIKVFVPRNDEMVFVCGTNAFNPMCRYYRLSTLEYDGEEISGLARCPFDARQTNVALFADGKLYSATVADFLASDAVIYRSMGDGSALRTIKYDSKWIKEPHFLHAIEYGNYVYFFFREIAVEHNNLGKAVYSRVARICKNDMGGSQRVLEKHWTSFLKARLNCSVPGDSFFYFDVLQSITDIIQINGIPTVIGVFTTQLNSIPGSAVCAFSMDDIEKVFKGRFKEQKTPDSVWTAVPEDKVPKPRPGCCAKHGLAEAYRTSIDFPDDTLSFIKSHPLMDSAVPPIADEPWFTKTRVRYRLTAIEVDRSAGPYQNYTVIFVGSEAGVVLKVLAKTSPFSLNDSVLLEEIEAYNPAKCSAESEEDRKVVSLQLDRDHHALYVAFSSCVVRIPLSRCERYGSCKKSCIASRDPYCGWLSQGVCERVTLGMLAGGYEQDTEYGNTAHLGDCHGVRWEVQSGDSNQMVHMNVLITCVFAAFVLGAFIAGVAVYCYRDMFVRKNRKIHKDAESAQSCTDSSGSFAKLNGLFDSPVKEYQQNIDSPKLYSNLLTSRKELPPNTDPKSMAMDHRGQPPELAALPTPESTPVLHQKTLQAMKSHSDKAHGHGASRKEHPQFFPSSPPPHSPLSHGHIPSAIVLPNATHDYNTSFSNSNAHKAEKKLQNVDHPLTKSSSKREHRRSVDSRNTLNDLLKHLNDPNSNAKAIMGEIHMAHQTLMLDPVGPMSEVPPKVPNREASLYSPPSTLPRNSPTKRVDVPSTPGVPMTSLERQRGYHKNSSQRHSISAVPKNLNSPNGVLLSRQPSMNRGGYMPTPTGAKVDYIQGTPVSVHLQPSLSRQSSYTSNGTLPRTGLKRTPSLKPDVPPKPSFVPQTTSVRPLNKYTY from the exons ATGAGGTTCTTTCTGCTTTGGTTCTGCGTGCTGTTCCTTCTGGTCTCCAGGTTACGGGCAGTCAGCTTCCCCGAGGACGATGAGCCCCTTAACACGGTTGACTATCACT ATTCAAGGCAATATCCGGTTTTTAGAGGACGCCCTTCAGGCAACGAATCGCAGCATAGGCTGGACTTTCAGCTGATGTTGAAAATTCGAGACACACTTTATATTGCTGGCAG GGATCAAGTCTATACAGTGAACTTAAATGACATCCCCCAAACAGAGGTGATCCCGAGCAAG AAGCTGACATGGAGGTCCAGACAGCAGGATCGAGAAAACTGTGCTATGAAAGGCAAGCATAAA gaTGAATGTCACAACTTCATCAAAGTCTTTGTCCCAAGAAATGATGAGATGGTTTTTGTCTGTGGCACCAACGCTTTCAACCCGATGTGCAGATACTATAGG TTGAGTACCTTAGAGTATGATGGGGAAGAAATTAGTGGCCTGGCACGGTGCCCGTTTGATGCCCGACAAACCAATGTTGCCCTCTTTGCTG ATGGGAAACTCTATTCTGCCACAGTGGCTGATTTCCTGGCCAGTGATGCTGTCATTTACAGAAGCATGGGTGATGGATCGGCCCTCCGCACAATAAAATAcgactccaaatggatcaaag AACCACACTTTCTTCATGCCATAGAATATGGAAACTACGtctatttcttcttcagagaaatCGCCGTGGAACATAATAACTTAGGCAAG GCTGTGTACTCCCGAGTGGCCCGCATTTGTAAAAACGACATGGGTGGCTCACAGCGGGTCCTGGAGAAACACTGGACTTCCTTCCTGAAGGCTCGGCTTAACTGCTCGGTCCCTGGAGATTCCTTTTTCTACTTCGATGTTCTGCAGTCCATCACAGACATCATCCAAATCAATGGCATCCCCACCGTGATCGGGGTCTTCACCACGCAGCTCAACAG cATTCCTGGCTCTGCAGTCTGTGCCTTTAGCATGGACGACATTGAGAAAGTGTTCAAAGGGAGGTTCAAAGAACAGAAAACCCCAGACTCTGTTTGGACAGCAGTTCCTGAAGACAAAGTACCAAAACCAAG gCCTGGCTGTTGTGCCAAACATGGCCTCGCGGAAGCTTACAGAACGTCCATCGACTTTCCAGACGATACCCTGTCTTTCATCAAGTCCCACCCGCTGATGGACTCCGCTGTCCCACCCATTGCTGATGAGCCCTGGTTCACAAAGACGCGGGTCAG GTACAGGCTGACAGCCATCGAAGTGGACCGTTCGGCAGGGCCGTACCAAAACTACACAGTCATCTTTGTTGGCTCTGAGGCCGGCGTGGTGCTTAAAGTTTTGGCAAAGACCAGTCCTTTCTCTTTGAACGACAGCGTATTACTCGAAGAGATTGAAGCTTATAACCCAGCCAA GTGCAGCGCCGAGAGTGAGGAGGACAGGAAGGTCGTCTCGTTACAGCTGGACAGGGATCACCATGCTTTATACGTGGCCTTCTCCAGCTGCGTGGTCCGCATCCCCCTCAGCCGCTGTGAGCGCTATGGCTCCTGTAAAAA GTCTTGCATTGCATCACGCGACCCGTACTGTGGTTGGTTAAGCCagggagtgtgtgagagagtgaccTTAGGGATGCT CGCTGGAGGATATGAGCAGGACACCGAGTATGGCAACACGGCCCACCTAGGGGACTGCCACG GTGTACGGTGGGAAGTCCAGTCTGGAGATTCCAACCAGATGGTCCACATGAATGTCCTCATCACCTGCGTGTTTGCAGCTTTTGTCTTGGGCGCGTTCATCGCAGGAGTGGCTGTGTACTGCTATCGCGACATGTTTGTTCGGAAGAACAGAAAGATCCATAAAGATGCAGAATCGGCCCAGTCGTGCACAGACTCCAGTGGAAGCTTTGCCAAGCTGAATGGTCTCTTTGACAGCCCCGTCAAGGAGTACCAGCAGAACATCGATTCGCCCAAACTCTACAGCAACCTGCTGACCAGTCGGAAGGAGCTGCCTCCCAACACGGATCCAAAGTCCATGGCCATGGACCATCGGGGCCAGCCTCCAGAGCTGGCTGCTCTCCCCACGCCAGAGTCCACCCCTGTACTCCACCAGAAGACCCTGCAGGCCATGAAGAGCCACTCCGATAAGGCCCACGGCCATGGTGCTTCAAGGAAGGAACACCCCCAGTTTTTTCCTTCTAGTCCTCCACCCCATTCCCCGTTAAGTCACGGGCATATTCCCAGTGCCATCGTTCTTCCAAACGCCACTCATGACTACAACACATCCTTCTCAAACTCTAACGCTCACAAAGCCGAAAAGAAGCTTCAGAACGTTGATCACCCTCTCACAAAGTCATCCAGTAAGAGGGAACACCGGCGCTCTGTGGACTCCAGAAACACCCTCAATGATCTCTTGAAGCATCTCAATGACCCGAACAGTAACGCCAAAGCCATCATGGGAGAAATCCACATGGCCCATCAGACCCTCATGCTGGACCCAGTGGGACCAATGTCTGAGGTCCCACCCAAGGTTCCTAACCGGGAGGCATCCCTATACTCCCCCCCCTCAACACTCCCCAGAAACAGTCCAACCAAGAGAGTAGATGTCCCCTCCACTCCTGGGGTCCCAATGACTTCTCTGGAAAGACAAAGGGGTTATCACAAAAACTCCTCCCAGAGGCACTCTATATCTGCCGTGCCTAAAAACTTAAACTCACCAAACGGTGTTTTGTTATCTAGACAGCCGAGTATGAACCGTGGAGGATATATGCCCACCCCAACAGGGGCGAAGGTAGACTATATTCAGGGGACACCAGTGAGTGTCCATCTGCAGCCCTCCCTCTCCAGACAGAGCAGCTACACCAGTAATGGTACCCTACCCAGGACGGGACTAAAGAGGACACCATCCTTAAAACCTGATGTGCCACCAAAGCCTTCCTTTGTTCCTCAAACCACATCTGTCAGACCACTGAACAAATACACTTACTAG